A window of Microbispora hainanensis genomic DNA:
CCCCAGGCCGGGGCCTCCGCCGTCACCTGTGTGCCGGTCTGGGACCACGTGGCCACCCATCCCGAGGTCACCTGCTGGCCGGTGTCCGGGAAGGTGAACGTGAGCCGCCAGTCCCTGACGGGCTGGGTGCCCGTGTTGGTGATCGAGATGTTCACGGTCATCCCGCTGGACCAGGGGTACGCCTGGTAGGTCACCCGGCAGGCGCCCTGGGCCGGGACCGACGGCGAGGTCGTGACGATGACGTCGTTGTGGACCCGCACCGTCACGCTCTCGGACGCGGGCCCCACCGCGCCCTTCGTGTCCACGGCCACGACGTGCAGCTCGTGGTCCTCGTAGGGGACGCCGTAGGGCGGCCACGGCAGGGCGAAGGTGCCCTCGGTGGCCGCGGGCTGGAAGGTCGCCACGTTGGTCGTGCCCTCCCTGACGTAGTAGCAGGCGATGCCGTCCTCGTCGGTGGCGGGCGCCCAGCGCAGGGTGACCGAGTTCAGGAACACGTGGACGACCTCGGGCGTCCCCGGGGCGCTCGGCGGCGTGTTCTGCGGCGCCGCCGAAGAGGCCGGGCCGGTGTTGCAGGGCATCGCCGACGCGGCCGCCAGCAGCGGCGTCGTCACCGTCGCGGCTCCCGCCCCGGTCTCTGCCGCCAGCGGCGCGAACAGCGCGGCGGCCGCCAGGAGCACCGCCGTGAGCCAGGCGCTGATCTCCTTCTTCGATCTCATCGTCCGCATCCCTCGTGTCGATCGGCGGTCCCGGTGACGGCGATCGTCCACAGCGGAGGGCGGGCCGGTCAACGTACGCCGGAGCGGCAGGCCGTACGCGCCTGGTGGGCGGGGCACGGCGCTGCAACTTTCATCCGCGGCCTTCGAGGACCTCCAGGTAGTGGGCGTTGCGCATGATCCCGAGGATGTTGCCGAACGGGTCGGCGACCGAGGCCGTGACGAACCCGGGGCCGCGCTCCGTGGGCGACTCGTGCTGTTTCGCGCCCATCGACAGCAACCTGTCCGGCCGTCCCGGCTGCGCCACCGGATCGAGGCCGTGCGCGCCGCGACGGTCGCGGTGCCGGGGCACGGCCCCACGGTGGACCCCGAGACGCTGATCTCGATCGCCGCGGCCGTCCGCGACCACGAGACCCTGCGGTTCGACTACCTCGGCCACCGAGGCGGCGAGGGACGCCGTACGGCCGAGCCGCACCGGCTCGTCTTCACCGGCCGGCGCTGGTATCTGCCGGCCTGGGACGTCGACCGCGACGACTGGCGGACCTTCCGCGCCGACCGGATGCGGCTCCGCGTCCCGAACGGCCCCCGCTTCACCCCGCGCGAACCGCCCGAGGACGGCGCCGCCGCCCACGTCGTACGCGGAGCGGGCTCGGCCGCCTGGAGGCACCGGGCCGTCGTACGGCTGCACGCGCCCGCCGATGTTGTGGGCGCGCGGCTCACCGCCGCGGCCGGGCTGCCGCGCGCCGACGGCGCGGACGCCTGCGTGCTGGAGACCGGCGGCGACTCGCTCCACAACCTGACCGCCTTCCTCACCGGGCTCGACGTGCCCTGCACCGTGCTCGACCCGCCCGAGCTGCGCGATCATCTGCGCGCGCCGGCCGGACGCTACCTCGACGCGGCGGGCGGACGGCGAGCGGATAACGTGTGAGGTCATGCCGGACGAGACATCCGCCGCAGGCGACGACATCCGACGCGTGACCGCGTTCTGGCGGGAGCTGGGCCTGCCGGGCCTGATCGACGTCCACACCCACTTCATGCCGGAACGCGTCCTGACCAAGGTGTGGGCCTACTTCGACTCCGCCGGGCCGCTGGTCGGCCGGCCCTGGCCGATCGCCTATCGGCTGGCCGAGGACGACCGCGTCGAGCGGCTCAGGGCCTTCGGCGTGCGGGCGTTCACCTCCATGCTCTATCCCCACAAGCCGGGCATGGCGGAGTGGCTGAACGACTGGGCCGCCGGTTTCGCCGCCCGGGTGCCCGGTTGCCTGCACACGGCCACGTTCTTCCCCGAGCCCGGCGCCGGGCGATACGTCGCGCAGGCCATCGAGCGGGGCGCCCGGGTGTTCAAGGCGCATCTCCAGGTCGGCGCGTACGACCCGAACGACCCGCTGCTCGACGACGTCTGGGGGCTGCTGGAGGACCACGGCATCCCGGTCGTCACGCACTGCGGGTCGGGCCCGGCCCCCGGGCCGTACACCGGGCCGGAACCGATCGCGGCCCTGCTCTCCCGGCATCCCAGGCTGCCGCTCGTGATCGCCCACATGGGCACGCCCGAGTATGCCGAGTTCCTCGATCTGGCCCTGCGGCATCCGGCGGTCTTCCTGGACACGACGATGGCCTTCACCGGCTTCACCGAGGAGACCGCGCCGTTCCCCAGGGAGGCCGTCCCGCTGCTGCTGGAGCTGCAGGACCGCGTCCTGCTCGGCACCGACTTCCCCAACATCCCCTATCCGTACGGCGAGGCGCTGACGGCCCTGGCCGACCTGGACCTGGGAGACGAGTGGCTCCGCGCGGTCTGTCACGACAACGCCGCCAAGATCTTCGGCCTCGGTCAGGCCGAGGACATGACCTCATAGGTCATGCCGCGCTCCCGGGGGTCTTGAGCGTGCCGTGCAGCAGGATGTCCACGAGCTCCTCCGGGGACGCCTCCACGCCGCCGGAAGCGGCCTGAGGACGGACGAAGAGCATTCCCATGAAGACGGAGGCGATCTTCTCGGGCTCCAGGCGGAGCGCCGCCCGGTCGGGTTCGATCAGCTCGACCATCGCCTCGTGGATCGCCCTCATCGAGGCCTCCCTGCCTCGCGAGGCGCCGCCGCCTCCGGGCCTGCCTTCCTGGGCCCGCCCGCCGCTTTGCGGGGCCTGCCCGACGCTTTCCTCGCCCTGCCGTCCGCGGCGTTCGAGGCGGTGGCCGGTGCCGTGGAGGGCGCCGATCACGGCTCCCATGCGTTCCAGGTGGGCGCGCAGCGCCTCAACCGCCTGCGCCAGCCGGTCGGCGAGCGGGTCGTCCAGGGAGATCGAGGCCAGCTCGCGCAGCACGTGACCGGGGTCCGTCGCCTCGGTCACGCACGCGTCGAGCAGCTCGTCCTTGTCGGCGAAGACCCGGAAGACGGTGCCCTCGCCGATTCCGGCGGCCCGGGCGATCTGGCTCGTGGTGACGGCGGCGCCGCGCTCGGCGACCAGCGGAAGCGCGGCGGCGACGATCATCGCCCTGCGCTGCTCGGTGCTCATGGCCGGCGCACGCCGGCGGGGAGTGGTGTCCGTCATACCCTCAATGTACGGAGTGAGCACTCACTCCGTCAAACGCGATGTTCAGCACGGCTCACTGGGGTCGTTCTCACCGGGGACGCCGTCGCCGGCCCGGGCCGCCATCGTCGGGTCGCAAACGGCCGGGAGGCGCAGGACGAAGCGGGCGCCGACCGGGCTGTCCTCGATTTTCAGGCTGCCCCCGTGGGCCTCCGCGATCTGGCGGGCGATCGGCAGCCCCAGCCCCGCGCCTCCGGCGTTCCTGCTGCGTGCCGTGTCCAGCCGGGTGAACCGGTCGAACACGATCTCGCGCTTGTCCTGATCGATGCCCGGCCCGTCGTCGCCGACCTCCAGCACCGCGGTGCCGCGCCCCTCGCCGGCCTCGTGCCGTACGGACACGGAGACCTTCGACCTGGCATGCCGTTCGGCGTTGTCGAAGAGGCTGGTCAGCAACCGGGCGAGGCGCATCCTGTCGCCGGCCACGATGGCGCCGGGCTTGAGTGCGCATTCGTACCGCTTGGTCTTCTGCGCGCGTCCCCGCAACTCCGCGGCCACGAGCACGGCCAGATCGATCCTGGCCTGTTCGCCGTAGGCACCGTGCTCCAGCCGCTCGATGGTCAGCAGGTCGTGCACGATCGCCTCCAGCCGCTCGAGACTGGGCAGGATGGCCTCGCCCAGCTGGGAGACGCTGGTCTCCTCCGGCGCGAGGAGACCGTCCTCCACCTCGGCGCGCATGGCCGCTATCGGCGTACGCAGATCATGGGAGGCGTTGGAGACGAACTGGCGCTGATGTTGCAGCGCGCTCTGCACCTGCTGTAACGCGCCGTCGAGCCGGCCCAGCGTATGGTTGACGCTCTCGGCCATCGCCCGGATCTCGTCTCGCGCGGGCGGCATCGGCACCCGGCGGCTGGGACAGGTCTCGTTGATCTCATCCAGTTCCGTGCGGATGGCGTCGACCGGCCTGAGCGATGCCCGCACGTCCCGGTAACCCAGATAGGTGATGGCCGCGGCCAGCGCCGCCGCGCTCAGTCCCACCAGCGAGGCCAGCCAGGGATCGACCCACGGCGGCACCTGCGGGGCCGCGCTGTAGACCAGCCATCTCTCGCCGCTGCGGTGCGCCCACTGGGCCACGACGACGTTGCATCCGGGGGCCGCGAAGTCATCGCCGCACACGACACGACTGATGCTGTTCCTGGTGTCCGGCGGAATGAAGTTCGCCATTCTCGGCTTGCCACGCATATTCGCGGTCGCGGCGACCACCCGGCCGGACGGGTCGACCACCTGGAGATCGCGGCTCTTGTAGACGTCGAGCGGGTAGGTCATCTGCCCCCGCTCGATCTGGACGGCCACGCGGCCGCCCGCCGCCGAGATCTCCCTCTCGACGTCGTCACTGACGTAATGATGGATGCCCGTCATTATGGACAGGGCCAGCAGCGCGCACAGGAAAGTCGCCATCACCCCGGTGAACAGAGTGATGCGAAACGTGATGGAGAAACGGTCGTGCAGGCGCATCCTCCCCCCTCCCGGCCAGTGGACCATATGCGGTGGAAAGAACCGGAAAAGAAATGCCTGTCCTATATCGGTAGGCCGCCAGAGCCCCTCCACGTCTCCGGCGGAACACCAAGATTTCCCCGTCTCTCGTCCGCGTGTCCCCCTGTGCGGGCTCCCACGGCAGCTCGGACGGCGATAAAAGCGTCTCCAGCGTCGCACCCTGCATGGCCGGGTAGCGATTCGCCCCTCCTGATCGGGTGTGTCATCCCGGGAGCGCGCAGGCCCACAAAATCGAGTACGACGTACTCAGTTTCCCTCATCTCAACCATGTCGCAGTGATTCGACAGCAGGGATTCGGCAAGCGGGGAGGGGCCCATGGGCGGAAGAGCGCTGGTTCTCGGCGGCGGGCCGACCGGGATCGCCTGGGAGGCGGGTGTCTCGCCGGCCGGGCCGAGCAGGGCATCGACGTACGCGACGCCGGCCTCATCGCGGGCACCTCCGCCGATGCCGTGGTGGGAGCTCAGATCGCCGCGGGCCTCCACCCCGAGAAGCCGCTGGAGGCACAACTCGTGTACGGCGAACGCCTCGCGAAACCGACCGCCATGGGAGTAATAGGCCTGATTTGGTCGCTGAAGAGGTCAAAGAGCCCCCAGGAGTTCGGCGCACGAATGGGGCGTATTGCGCGAACTGCGGTCACGCCGCCCGAAGAGGAGCACATCGCGGAGATCGGGCGCCGGCTCGGAGACGTCCGCGGCTGGCCGAAAAACGCGCTTTCTGATCCCCGCCGTCGACGCCGGCTCGGGAGAACCGGCCGTCTTCGACGCGGAAAGCGGGTCGATCTGGTGCACCCGGTCGCGGCAGGTACCGGGCCAGGCATCCGGCCACCGGTGTCGATCAGCGGGCGCGCGTACATCGACGACCCGTCGCGCCGCGCACCCGCGGCCATGGCCGGCAAGGCCGAGGGCATCCGCGTGGCCGCCGAGGCCGCCCACGTGTGGAACGACCCTCCGTACTGGAACACGACCGGGCAGGAGATGAGCCATCCAGGACGTGGCAGAGGCAGCGGAGAGGCCCGGCAGATGGATCACCTGCCGGACCTTCGTCGTGGTGAAGCTATAGGGATGTGAACCCCCTGGTGCCGGCCGGCTCCGGACGCGGACGGCCGAAGACCAGCGCGGGCATCAGCCGGCCGCCGAACACCGTGGTAGCCGGATCGCCGGCCTGGACCGCGACGACCGCCGCCGGCATCACCAGGCAGGCGGGGGTGTAGAGGAACAGGTTGAGCCAGTAGAACGGCATGCCGGTGTCGGCGCCGATGCCGAACGCCCACACCAGGCCCGCCGCCCCGCGCAGCAGCACCCCGCAGCCCACCGCGAGGGTGACCAGCGAGGCGAGCCTGCCGCCTCGTCCGCGTGAGCGGGCCACCACCGCGGCGGCGCCCGTGGTCAGCGCGGCGACCAGCGGGATCAGCACGGGCGGGGTGAAGGGCACCTCCATGTTCAGCACGGCGAGAGACAGGGCCCTGACGTCGTGGGCGGGCCAGGTGCGGCCCGTCGTCCAGTAGAGGTGTGCCGCCGCGTCGGTGAGCAGAACTCCGGCGACCAGGTTCGCGAGGCGCTTTGCGCGTTCGAGTGTTCACACCCTGGAGGAGGGGCCGCCCGCCGAGGAGGTTCCATGGAACCTTCCGGGCCTTCGCCTCCTCTGAAAGGACATGAGCATGTCCTCGTCCTGGCCTGTCGCCGAGCTCGACCCGGTGCGGCGGCTGCGCGTGCTCGCCTCCGCGATCGCGGGCGCGTACGTCAGCGAGCGCACGATCCCGGCCCCCTTCGACGTGGTGTGGGGCATCGCGAGCGATCTGGAGAGGAGCTTCGGCACCTTCGAGCCCGACATGAGGGGCCTGACCATCGACGCGGACCTGGGCGGGGGCCGGCTCGTGGCACGGGCCCGCAGCAGGTATGGCATGCGCGCCCGTTTCGACGTGGATCTTCAGCCCGGCTGGTGCTGGATGCAGAGCCGCTTCCTGCTCATCGGCCTGGCGGCCACCGCCGTGCCCGGTGGCACCCTGGTCGCCCAGACCGGCGGCGTCCGCGTCCCCGGGCGCGCGGCGCTGATCCCCATCGGCGTACGCGCCGCGGGCGAGCGCGCCCTGGCCGCCCTCGCTCTCCAGGCCGGGCAGACCGCCCGATGACCGCGCACGACACCGCCGCCCTGGTGGTGGCCGCCCAGCGCGGCGACACCGTGGCGATGAACGACCTGCTCAAGGAGCTCACGCCCTACCTCGGCCGGATCTGCGGCCCGATCGCGCTGGACGCCGGGGCCGACGCCGCCCAGGAGGCGCTGATCGCGGTCTTCCGCAACCTGCGCACGCTGAAGGAACCCGCCGCCCTGTACGGCTGGGTACGGGCGATCGCCGTACGGGAAGCGGTGCGGATCGCCAAACGGGAGGGCCGCACGGTGGCCGCCGAGCTGACCGAGCTGCCCTCCCCGGTCGACGTCGAACGCGCCGCCGACATCAGGGACGTGCTGGGGCATCTGTCCCCCGAACACCGCGCGGTGCTCGTGCTGCGCGACCTGGAAGGGCTGGAGGAGAGCGCGGCGGCCCGGTTGCTCGACGTGCCGGCCGGCACGGTCAAGTCGCGCCTGCACCGGGCCCGCGAGAGCTTCAGGCGGGTCTGGCAGTCATGACCAGGTCCGGACCACATGCGAGCTGCAGGCGTGGTGGGACCGGTCCCTGCAGGAGCGCGTGGAGCCGGAGCGGAGCGGCAGCCGTACCGGCCCCCCAGGACGTAGCGGTAAGGCTCTGAGCAGCGAAAAGGCCCGCCAGGTGGATCACCTGACGGGCCTTCGTCGTGGTGGAGCTATGGGGATTTGAACCCCAGACCCCTTCGATGCGAACGAAGTGCGCTACCGGACTGCGCTATAGCCCCAACGACCTCGACTAGATTAGCAAACTCTGCGGGGTGTTCGCGCCACCGAATCAGTCCCCGGCCGCGCGGCGCCCGTCGGCGTACTGGTCGAAGACCTGCACACGCCTGCGCGCCTCGAACTTGATGATCTCCGCCTCGCGGGCCGCCTCGGCCAGGGCGCGGCGGCGCTCCCGCCGGCGGCGCAGGTGCTCGGCCCGCATCCGGGCGGCCCTCTCCCGCTGCTCCCTGTCCGCGCGTACGGCCACGCGTAGCACGGCGAGGTAGCCGAGCAGGAGCACGCCCGAGGGCGCGACCGCCCACCAGGGCATCACGCGTACGGCCGCGGTGACCACGGAGGCCAGCACGAGCAGGATGCTCCACAGGAGCCGCCGCCTGCGCCGGGCGAGGATCCGGGCGCGGCGGTGAGCGGCGACACGGCGGGCCCGCGCATGCCGCTCCGCCGCGACCTGGTCGGCCGTGACGGTCTCGTTGCCCGGGGCCGCGTCGGAAGCGGCGACGGCCGGCGGGGTGACGACCGTGTCGGCGTCGCCTCCGTCCGCATCCCCGTCGGAATCGTCGGCGTCATCGGCGTCGTCCGAGGCCTCCGGCGCCTCGGCGCAGTCGGCGGCGGGCCGCTCGGACAGCGTGTTCGCCTCCGCCTGCTCCTCGAA
This region includes:
- a CDS encoding HAMP domain-containing sensor histidine kinase produces the protein MRLHDRFSITFRITLFTGVMATFLCALLALSIMTGIHHYVSDDVEREISAAGGRVAVQIERGQMTYPLDVYKSRDLQVVDPSGRVVAATANMRGKPRMANFIPPDTRNSISRVVCGDDFAAPGCNVVVAQWAHRSGERWLVYSAAPQVPPWVDPWLASLVGLSAAALAAAITYLGYRDVRASLRPVDAIRTELDEINETCPSRRVPMPPARDEIRAMAESVNHTLGRLDGALQQVQSALQHQRQFVSNASHDLRTPIAAMRAEVEDGLLAPEETSVSQLGEAILPSLERLEAIVHDLLTIERLEHGAYGEQARIDLAVLVAAELRGRAQKTKRYECALKPGAIVAGDRMRLARLLTSLFDNAERHARSKVSVSVRHEAGEGRGTAVLEVGDDGPGIDQDKREIVFDRFTRLDTARSRNAGGAGLGLPIARQIAEAHGGSLKIEDSPVGARFVLRLPAVCDPTMAARAGDGVPGENDPSEPC
- a CDS encoding TetR/AcrR family transcriptional regulator, yielding MTDTTPRRRAPAMSTEQRRAMIVAAALPLVAERGAAVTTSQIARAAGIGEGTVFRVFADKDELLDACVTEATDPGHVLRELASISLDDPLADRLAQAVEALRAHLERMGAVIGALHGTGHRLERRGRQGEESVGQAPQSGGRAQEGRPGGGGASRGREASMRAIHEAMVELIEPDRAALRLEPEKIASVFMGMLFVRPQAASGGVEASPEELVDILLHGTLKTPGSAA
- a CDS encoding amidohydrolase family protein — its product is MPDETSAAGDDIRRVTAFWRELGLPGLIDVHTHFMPERVLTKVWAYFDSAGPLVGRPWPIAYRLAEDDRVERLRAFGVRAFTSMLYPHKPGMAEWLNDWAAGFAARVPGCLHTATFFPEPGAGRYVAQAIERGARVFKAHLQVGAYDPNDPLLDDVWGLLEDHGIPVVTHCGSGPAPGPYTGPEPIAALLSRHPRLPLVIAHMGTPEYAEFLDLALRHPAVFLDTTMAFTGFTEETAPFPREAVPLLLELQDRVLLGTDFPNIPYPYGEALTALADLDLGDEWLRAVCHDNAAKIFGLGQAEDMTS
- a CDS encoding helix-turn-helix transcriptional regulator produces the protein MRAATVAVPGHGPTVDPETLISIAAAVRDHETLRFDYLGHRGGEGRRTAEPHRLVFTGRRWYLPAWDVDRDDWRTFRADRMRLRVPNGPRFTPREPPEDGAAAHVVRGAGSAAWRHRAVVRLHAPADVVGARLTAAAGLPRADGADACVLETGGDSLHNLTAFLTGLDVPCTVLDPPELRDHLRAPAGRYLDAAGGRRADNV
- a CDS encoding cellulose binding domain-containing protein, with the translated sequence MRSKKEISAWLTAVLLAAAALFAPLAAETGAGAATVTTPLLAAASAMPCNTGPASSAAPQNTPPSAPGTPEVVHVFLNSVTLRWAPATDEDGIACYYVREGTTNVATFQPAATEGTFALPWPPYGVPYEDHELHVVAVDTKGAVGPASESVTVRVHNDVIVTTSPSVPAQGACRVTYQAYPWSSGMTVNISITNTGTQPVRDWRLTFTFPDTGQQVTSGWVATWSQTGTQVTAEAPAWGKDLTAGASITIGFNGTHTGVNPTPAQFRLNGSVCA
- a CDS encoding RNA polymerase sigma factor → MTAHDTAALVVAAQRGDTVAMNDLLKELTPYLGRICGPIALDAGADAAQEALIAVFRNLRTLKEPAALYGWVRAIAVREAVRIAKREGRTVAAELTELPSPVDVERAADIRDVLGHLSPEHRAVLVLRDLEGLEESAAARLLDVPAGTVKSRLHRARESFRRVWQS
- a CDS encoding DUF3995 domain-containing protein — translated: MVAGVLLTDAAAHLYWTTGRTWPAHDVRALSLAVLNMEVPFTPPVLIPLVAALTTGAAAVVARSRGRGGRLASLVTLAVGCGVLLRGAAGLVWAFGIGADTGMPFYWLNLFLYTPACLVMPAAVVAVQAGDPATTVFGGRLMPALVFGRPRPEPAGTRGFTSL
- a CDS encoding VOC family protein translates to MGAKQHESPTERGPGFVTASVADPFGNILGIMRNAHYLEVLEGRG